A window of Aquitalea denitrificans contains these coding sequences:
- a CDS encoding metal-sensitive transcriptional regulator translates to MSLAPKNDACCHPQPEASGKSVTQPNKAALLKRLARIEGQVRGISGMVESDRYCVDVLTQVAAVKSALDAVAMQLLENHMKGCVSRALQEGDATGMVTELIDVVKKVR, encoded by the coding sequence ATGAGCCTTGCCCCAAAAAACGACGCCTGCTGCCACCCGCAGCCGGAAGCCAGTGGCAAGAGCGTGACCCAGCCCAACAAGGCAGCGCTGCTCAAGCGTCTGGCTCGTATCGAGGGGCAGGTACGTGGCATCAGCGGCATGGTGGAATCAGACCGTTACTGCGTGGATGTGCTCACCCAGGTGGCGGCAGTGAAGTCAGCCCTGGATGCAGTTGCCATGCAGTTGCTGGAAAACCACATGAAGGGCTGTGTCAGCCGTGCCCTGCAGGAAGGCGACGCCACCGGCATGGTGACCGAGCTGATCGATGTGGTGAAAAAGGTGCGTTAA
- a CDS encoding DUF2322 family protein, which yields MTTTFKDILETLPATDGIAAIVLLDAAGETLTRLENKPGTAGSVRVYHALIKKHSHINRAAAQEGLQLYAEHTADARLHPGKHPSIDRLLAIAEDGAPGLRARIVLQDN from the coding sequence ATGACGACCACTTTCAAGGATATTCTGGAAACCTTGCCCGCTACCGATGGCATTGCCGCCATCGTGCTGCTGGATGCCGCTGGCGAAACCCTCACCCGTCTGGAAAACAAACCAGGCACCGCCGGTTCGGTACGGGTTTACCATGCCCTCATCAAGAAACACAGCCATATCAACCGCGCAGCAGCCCAGGAAGGCTTGCAACTGTACGCGGAACATACTGCCGATGCCCGCCTGCATCCGGGCAAACATCCGAGTATCGACCGCCTGCTGGCCATTGCCGAAGACGGCGCACCCGGCCTGCGCGCCCGCATCGTGTTGCAGGACAACTAA
- a CDS encoding multicopper oxidase family protein, with protein MDRRHFLHWSSALALTPLLLRKSWAEGMADMPGMDHAAMGHGAATDAALPAAEGLGLPRGLPLPALSKLANQGAAGQFLGQLRAAPVSLPLLPGKPATAFWAYNGQIPGPAIVAWEGDEVSIAFANKLRQPSTIHWHGMPVPAEQDGNPHAPVLPGQTRNYHFKLPAGSAASYWYHPHPHGHTAQQAYMGLAGVFVVKSRNDPLAHLPEQWLVLSDLKLDVHGQIADSSAADRHDGREGQFVLVNGGWQPVITLAEGERQRWRIWNASSARIMKLALPAHEVKLVGTDGGLIGAPRRIDTLLLSPGERAEIVITGRFTHGQPSALQALPYNRGKAMSPEQAETLTLATIRQAGSKATAALPDKLRDIAALGKPAVKRVVNFSENMANPDAMFLINGKKFDMNRVDFSGKVGQIEEWDIVSQAHMDHPFHIHGTQFQVIARTDDGVWQPEPFLAWRDVVNIPAGETVRLRFVQAMPGLRMFHCHILEHEDAGMMAMLEVSA; from the coding sequence ATGGACAGAAGACATTTCCTGCACTGGAGCAGCGCGCTGGCGCTGACGCCGCTGCTACTGCGCAAGAGCTGGGCAGAAGGCATGGCCGACATGCCGGGCATGGATCACGCCGCGATGGGGCATGGCGCTGCCACCGATGCAGCCCTGCCGGCGGCAGAGGGTCTCGGCCTGCCGCGTGGCCTGCCTTTACCGGCCCTGTCCAAGCTGGCCAACCAGGGTGCGGCCGGCCAATTCCTTGGCCAGCTGCGTGCCGCACCGGTCAGCCTGCCGCTGTTGCCGGGCAAGCCGGCCACCGCCTTCTGGGCCTATAACGGCCAGATTCCCGGCCCGGCCATCGTGGCCTGGGAAGGGGACGAAGTGAGCATTGCTTTTGCCAATAAGCTGCGGCAGCCCAGCACCATTCACTGGCACGGCATGCCGGTGCCGGCGGAGCAGGACGGCAATCCGCACGCGCCGGTGCTGCCGGGCCAGACCCGCAATTACCACTTCAAGCTGCCAGCCGGTAGTGCCGCCAGCTACTGGTACCACCCGCACCCGCATGGCCATACCGCACAGCAGGCTTATATGGGGCTGGCCGGGGTATTCGTGGTGAAAAGCCGCAACGACCCGCTGGCCCATCTGCCGGAGCAATGGCTGGTGCTGTCCGACCTGAAGCTGGATGTCCATGGCCAGATTGCGGATAGCAGTGCTGCCGACCGGCATGATGGCCGCGAAGGCCAGTTCGTGCTGGTGAATGGCGGCTGGCAGCCGGTGATTACCCTGGCCGAGGGCGAACGGCAGCGCTGGCGCATCTGGAATGCCAGCAGCGCGCGCATCATGAAACTGGCCTTGCCCGCGCACGAAGTAAAGCTGGTGGGGACGGATGGCGGGCTGATTGGCGCGCCGCGTCGCATTGATACGCTGCTGCTGTCGCCAGGCGAGCGGGCGGAGATCGTCATCACCGGGCGCTTCACGCATGGCCAGCCATCAGCCCTGCAGGCGCTGCCCTACAACCGTGGCAAGGCCATGAGCCCGGAACAGGCCGAAACCCTCACCCTTGCCACCATCCGGCAGGCGGGCAGCAAGGCTACCGCCGCGCTGCCGGACAAACTGCGCGACATCGCCGCGCTGGGCAAGCCTGCGGTCAAGCGGGTGGTCAACTTCAGCGAGAACATGGCCAACCCGGATGCCATGTTCCTGATCAACGGCAAGAAGTTCGACATGAACCGGGTGGATTTCAGCGGCAAGGTCGGCCAGATCGAAGAATGGGACATCGTCAGCCAGGCGCACATGGACCACCCCTTCCACATCCACGGCACCCAGTTCCAGGTGATAGCCCGCACGGATGATGGCGTGTGGCAGCCAGAACCCTTCCTGGCCTGGCGCGATGTGGTGAATATTCCGGCGGGTGAGACGGTGCGTTTGCGCTTTGTGCAGGCCATGCCCGGCCTGCGCATGTTCCACTGCCATATCCTGGAGCACGAAGACGCCGGCATGATGGCCATGCTGGAGGTCAGCGCCTGA
- the rpsR gene encoding 30S ribosomal protein S18, which translates to MARQLFKRKKFCRFTAEGIKEIDYKSVDLLKDFIAENGKIIPARITGTKARYQRQLTTAIKRARFLAFLPYTDQH; encoded by the coding sequence ATGGCTCGTCAACTCTTCAAGCGCAAGAAGTTCTGCCGCTTTACGGCAGAAGGCATCAAGGAAATCGACTACAAATCCGTTGATCTCCTGAAAGACTTCATCGCCGAAAACGGCAAAATCATCCCGGCTCGCATTACCGGTACCAAGGCTCGCTACCAGCGTCAGCTGACCACTGCTATCAAGCGTGCTCGCTTCCTGGCTTTCCTGCCTTACACCGATCAACACTAA
- the rlmB gene encoding 23S rRNA (guanosine(2251)-2'-O)-methyltransferase RlmB, with the protein MSNKRLIHGFHAINARLWQNPKSLIEIWLAGGRQDERAKAVLDKAAEENIKLHIVDKARLDSMSGNARHQGVVAMIDASRNHVDLDDVLENLSEPPLLLILDGVTDPHNLGACLRVADAMGAHAVIAPKDRSAGLNATVSKVACGAAEVIPYITVTNLARTLRDLKDAGVWIAGTTMEADTDLFHVDAAGPLAWVMGSEGEGMRRLTREHCDVLVSIPMFGTVESLNVSVSSGMVLAESRRQRVLKAQAG; encoded by the coding sequence ATGAGCAACAAGCGACTCATCCACGGCTTTCATGCCATCAACGCCCGCTTGTGGCAGAACCCGAAAAGCCTGATCGAAATCTGGCTGGCCGGAGGCCGGCAGGACGAGCGCGCCAAGGCCGTGCTGGACAAGGCCGCTGAAGAAAACATCAAGCTGCACATTGTCGACAAGGCCAGGCTGGACAGCATGAGCGGCAACGCCCGCCATCAAGGTGTGGTGGCGATGATTGACGCCAGCCGCAACCATGTCGACCTAGACGACGTGCTGGAAAACCTCAGCGAACCGCCGCTGCTGCTGATTCTGGATGGCGTCACCGACCCGCACAATCTGGGCGCCTGCCTGCGCGTGGCCGATGCCATGGGCGCGCATGCGGTGATTGCCCCCAAGGACCGCTCGGCCGGGCTGAACGCCACTGTGTCCAAGGTGGCCTGCGGCGCTGCCGAAGTGATTCCCTACATTACCGTCACCAATCTGGCCCGCACTCTGCGCGATCTGAAAGACGCCGGGGTATGGATTGCCGGCACCACCATGGAAGCCGATACCGATCTGTTCCATGTCGATGCCGCCGGCCCGCTGGCCTGGGTGATGGGTTCGGAAGGCGAGGGCATGCGCCGCCTGACGCGCGAGCACTGCGATGTGCTGGTGTCCATCCCCATGTTCGGTACTGTGGAAAGCCTCAATGTGTCGGTGTCTTCCGGCATGGTGCTGGCGGAAAGCCGCCGTCAGCGCGTATTGAAAGCACAGGCTGGCTGA
- a CDS encoding glycoside hydrolase family 1 protein yields the protein MQRFPEHFLWGGAIAANQVEGAYREGGKGLSTSDVQPQGIFAPVTPRKDGDFNIKDVAIDFYHRYPEDLALMAEMGFRCLRTSIAWSRIFPEGDETEANEAGLAFYDALFDAMASHGIEPVITLSHYEMPLGLVQRYGGWQDRRLITFFGRYANTVFKRFGHRVKYWLTFNEINMSLHAPFTGVGMAADSSAQAIYQAIHHQLVASARAVRDCHAMLPDAQIGNMLLGGIVYPLSCHPDDMLETLRQNRQWLFFGDVQAHGSYPAYMERFFREQQIQLEISQQDLTDLQHTVDFISFSYYMSGCATADPALQQRLRSNILDTVPNPHLPSPEWGWQIDPQGLRYLLNLLYDRYRKPLFIVENGLGARDVVAEDGSIQDDYRIRYLNDHLLQVAQALQDGVDVMGYTSWGPIDLVSASKAQMSKRYGFIYVDRDDDGQGSLKRLRKKSFFWYRDVIASQGASLQAGESTR from the coding sequence ATGCAACGTTTTCCCGAGCATTTCCTATGGGGTGGTGCTATTGCCGCCAATCAGGTTGAAGGTGCCTACCGGGAGGGTGGCAAGGGCTTGTCCACCTCGGATGTGCAGCCCCAGGGCATTTTTGCCCCCGTCACCCCTCGCAAGGACGGCGACTTCAATATCAAGGATGTTGCCATCGACTTTTACCACCGCTACCCGGAAGACCTCGCCCTGATGGCCGAAATGGGCTTTCGCTGCCTGCGCACCTCGATTGCCTGGAGCCGGATTTTTCCTGAAGGGGACGAAACAGAAGCCAATGAAGCAGGCTTGGCTTTCTATGACGCCCTGTTTGATGCAATGGCCAGCCACGGCATCGAGCCGGTTATCACGCTGTCCCACTATGAAATGCCGCTGGGGCTGGTACAGCGTTATGGCGGCTGGCAGGACCGCCGCCTGATTACCTTTTTTGGCCGCTATGCCAACACCGTGTTCAAGCGCTTTGGCCATCGGGTGAAATACTGGCTGACCTTCAACGAAATCAATATGTCGCTGCATGCGCCGTTTACCGGGGTGGGCATGGCGGCAGACAGCTCTGCGCAAGCCATTTATCAGGCCATTCATCATCAACTGGTTGCCAGCGCCCGCGCCGTACGTGATTGCCATGCCATGCTGCCAGATGCGCAAATCGGCAATATGCTGCTGGGCGGCATTGTTTATCCGCTTAGCTGCCATCCGGACGACATGCTGGAAACACTGCGACAAAACCGGCAATGGCTGTTTTTTGGCGATGTCCAGGCACATGGCAGTTATCCGGCGTATATGGAGCGGTTTTTCCGTGAGCAACAGATTCAGCTGGAGATCAGCCAGCAAGACCTGACGGATCTGCAACATACGGTGGATTTCATCAGCTTCAGCTATTACATGTCTGGCTGCGCCACCGCAGACCCGGCGCTACAGCAGCGCTTGCGCAGCAATATTCTGGATACTGTTCCCAATCCGCATTTGCCCAGTCCGGAATGGGGCTGGCAGATTGATCCGCAAGGCCTGCGCTATCTGCTGAACCTGTTATACGACCGCTACCGCAAACCGCTATTCATTGTGGAAAACGGCCTTGGCGCACGTGATGTGGTGGCCGAGGATGGCTCCATTCAGGATGATTACCGGATCCGCTATCTGAATGATCACCTGCTGCAGGTGGCGCAAGCCCTGCAAGATGGTGTGGACGTGATGGGGTATACCAGTTGGGGACCCATTGACCTGGTCAGTGCCTCAAAAGCGCAAATGTCCAAGCGCTATGGCTTCATTTATGTTGATCGGGATGATGATGGCCAGGGCAGCCTTAAGCGCCTGCGCAAGAAAAGCTTCTTCTGGTATCGCGATGTGATTGCCAGCCAGGGCGCCAGCCTGCAAGCCGGGGAGTCCACCCGATGA
- a CDS encoding FAD-dependent oxidoreductase: protein MSSAASRCSAFSSWLAEALAAAGPVAPESLRQDIRADVCIVGGGFTGLWSAIEIKQANPDTEVVIAEARLCGSGASGRNGGFVLSLWAKYQSLAKMCGQAEALRLCQQSSQAIVDLQAFCQQHDIDAQLRLDGWLWAATNTAQLGSWESTVSQLERLGQSPFLHLAAGQAAQLAGSALHLDGVFEPVSASIQPAMLARGLLRHARRLGVKVYESSPMERLDGGVPARVQCTHGSVRADKVILAMNAWAAQFADIRKAFVVVSSDVVMTRPLPGLLEEIGWSSGMTISDSRMLVHYYRTTPDGRIVFGKGGGSEQLVYGARLADKLDGASGIAATVAAHLRRAYPGVQSADIVSNWTGPIDRTRNGLPHFGALPGQANVFYAIGYSGNGVGPSMLGGKILAALALRLDNEWSRCGLVHGLQRDFPPEPLRYLGGRLVRHAVGQVDLAADENRQPSWLMQQLCKLAPSGLSPTKTAAPHSR, encoded by the coding sequence ATGTCCTCCGCTGCATCCCGCTGTAGTGCTTTCAGTAGCTGGCTTGCCGAGGCGCTGGCCGCAGCGGGGCCGGTTGCCCCCGAGTCGCTGCGGCAGGATATTCGTGCCGATGTCTGCATTGTGGGCGGCGGGTTTACCGGTTTGTGGAGTGCCATCGAAATCAAGCAGGCCAACCCCGATACCGAGGTCGTCATCGCCGAGGCCAGACTGTGCGGCAGCGGTGCCAGCGGCCGCAATGGCGGCTTTGTGCTCAGCCTGTGGGCCAAGTATCAGTCGCTGGCCAAAATGTGCGGCCAAGCCGAAGCCCTGCGCCTGTGCCAGCAGTCGTCGCAGGCCATTGTCGATTTGCAGGCCTTCTGCCAGCAACATGACATCGATGCCCAGTTGCGGCTGGATGGCTGGTTGTGGGCAGCCACAAACACTGCCCAGCTCGGTAGCTGGGAAAGTACCGTCAGCCAACTGGAACGGTTGGGGCAATCTCCCTTCTTGCATCTGGCTGCGGGACAGGCGGCGCAGCTTGCTGGTTCTGCCCTGCATCTGGACGGGGTGTTCGAGCCGGTATCGGCCTCCATTCAGCCAGCCATGCTGGCGCGCGGTCTGTTGCGCCATGCCCGTCGGCTCGGGGTCAAGGTATACGAGTCTTCACCAATGGAACGGCTGGACGGTGGTGTACCGGCGCGGGTGCAATGTACCCATGGCAGTGTGCGTGCCGACAAGGTAATTCTGGCGATGAATGCCTGGGCCGCGCAGTTTGCCGACATCCGCAAGGCTTTTGTCGTGGTGTCCAGTGATGTGGTGATGACACGGCCCTTGCCTGGCTTGCTGGAGGAAATTGGCTGGAGCAGTGGCATGACCATTTCCGATAGCCGCATGCTGGTGCACTACTACCGCACCACGCCGGATGGCCGCATTGTGTTCGGCAAGGGCGGTGGTAGTGAGCAACTGGTGTACGGCGCCAGGCTGGCCGACAAGCTGGATGGCGCATCCGGCATCGCCGCCACGGTAGCGGCTCATCTGCGCCGCGCCTATCCGGGCGTGCAGTCAGCGGACATCGTCAGCAACTGGACCGGGCCGATCGATCGTACCCGTAACGGCCTGCCGCATTTTGGTGCCTTGCCCGGTCAGGCCAATGTTTTCTATGCCATCGGTTATTCCGGCAATGGTGTCGGCCCCTCCATGCTGGGGGGCAAGATTCTGGCCGCGCTGGCGTTACGGCTGGACAACGAATGGTCGCGCTGTGGTCTGGTTCATGGCCTGCAGCGCGATTTTCCGCCCGAACCCTTGCGCTATCTCGGTGGCCGTCTGGTCCGCCATGCGGTGGGGCAGGTAGACCTGGCTGCCGATGAAAACCGTCAGCCGTCCTGGCTGATGCAACAGTTGTGCAAGCTGGCCCCTTCCGGACTGTCGCCAACCAAGACGGCGGCCCCTCATTCCCGCTAG
- a CDS encoding nuclear transport factor 2 family protein, translated as MSCSSDLEQIRQALTAYYEALYYGRPEKLAEAFRPDAVLLGDVEGAESRLDQAQYRSLLQSRPSPHAQGAPYGLQIGEIRLCGNAAMAELQTPLAGRVFTDYVSLCKRQGRWRIAFKLYSHP; from the coding sequence ATGTCCTGCTCATCCGATCTGGAACAGATCCGCCAGGCACTGACCGCCTATTACGAGGCCCTGTATTACGGTCGACCGGAAAAACTGGCAGAGGCTTTTCGCCCCGATGCCGTGCTGCTGGGTGATGTCGAAGGGGCCGAGTCTCGGCTGGATCAGGCGCAATACCGCAGCCTGCTGCAAAGCCGGCCCTCGCCGCATGCTCAGGGTGCACCCTACGGATTGCAGATAGGTGAGATCCGTCTCTGTGGCAATGCCGCCATGGCCGAATTGCAAACGCCATTGGCCGGGCGGGTATTTACCGATTACGTCTCGCTGTGCAAGCGCCAGGGCCGTTGGCGTATTGCGTTCAAGCTGTATTCCCATCCGTAG
- a CDS encoding carbohydrate porin has protein sequence MNSATFFMATEHTQNSWPQQLALLGMLACCALPALSHATPAESWDGYVLGMENTDNGVLGDMHSLRSTLANHGFTFSTAWLSQLARNIEGGYNPDRHTAYIDQFWFMFTQDLSDATGIPDAKIEGNIVNRNHDNNLTAMRLQDNRVTGGDLAQESWGGQSTTRLGWLTFSRSFLDQRLQWRLGLMNKVQDFDQSIPCDFQLLNLCGGKAAAARTWYNWNSHYWGSTFQYKITPEWTVKTGLLEQNPEATSRSHAWSVSTQGSKGVLFPLELEWQTTAVNGLPGIYNLGWLYTNARQNALFQGNATQPEQYRHTGYWYAGLNQQLTRHHGDKQRGLSFSWSLGLGDKRSNPIPLITSASLRYRGLLDSRPQDMMGIGTAWMHYSSNYQRQQQYLNTQSGISDYADASYAPLPGYAMNSEFFYRAQLRPWLQLQPGIQYWRKPAGLKETPDAWVVTLKTVVIF, from the coding sequence ATGAACAGCGCAACTTTCTTCATGGCAACTGAGCACACACAAAACAGCTGGCCGCAACAACTTGCTCTGCTCGGCATGCTGGCATGCTGTGCCTTGCCTGCCTTGTCACATGCAACACCGGCAGAAAGCTGGGATGGCTATGTGCTGGGCATGGAAAACACGGACAACGGTGTACTGGGCGATATGCACAGCTTGCGCTCAACACTGGCAAACCATGGCTTCACCTTTAGCACTGCCTGGTTAAGCCAACTCGCCCGCAATATAGAGGGGGGATACAATCCCGACCGTCACACCGCCTACATCGACCAGTTCTGGTTCATGTTCACCCAAGACTTGTCCGATGCAACCGGTATACCGGACGCCAAAATAGAAGGAAACATTGTCAATCGCAATCATGACAATAATCTGACCGCAATGCGTCTACAGGATAATCGCGTCACTGGGGGCGACCTTGCGCAGGAGAGCTGGGGCGGACAATCCACCACACGTCTGGGCTGGCTGACGTTCAGTCGCAGCTTTCTGGATCAGCGTTTGCAATGGCGGCTGGGACTGATGAACAAGGTGCAGGATTTCGACCAATCCATTCCCTGTGATTTCCAATTGCTCAACCTGTGTGGTGGTAAAGCTGCCGCTGCCCGGACTTGGTATAACTGGAATTCACATTACTGGGGCAGTACTTTCCAATACAAGATCACCCCGGAATGGACAGTGAAAACCGGGCTACTGGAACAAAACCCTGAGGCGACTTCCCGCAGCCATGCCTGGAGTGTCAGCACCCAAGGCAGCAAAGGCGTTTTGTTCCCGCTGGAACTGGAATGGCAAACCACCGCGGTAAACGGCTTGCCCGGCATCTACAACCTGGGATGGCTCTACACCAATGCCAGGCAAAACGCCCTCTTCCAAGGCAATGCGACACAGCCCGAGCAGTATCGCCACACCGGCTATTGGTATGCCGGATTAAATCAGCAACTGACCCGTCATCATGGTGATAAACAACGCGGGCTGAGTTTTTCCTGGAGCCTCGGCCTTGGTGACAAAAGAAGTAATCCCATCCCGCTGATTACCTCCGCCTCGTTACGCTACCGTGGACTGCTGGACAGCCGACCGCAGGACATGATGGGCATTGGCACGGCCTGGATGCACTACAGCAGCAACTACCAGCGACAGCAGCAGTATCTGAATACCCAGAGCGGTATCAGCGACTATGCCGATGCCAGTTATGCACCACTCCCCGGCTATGCCATGAACAGTGAATTTTTCTATCGCGCCCAGCTCCGGCCCTGGCTGCAACTGCAACCGGGTATCCAGTACTGGAGAAAACCTGCGGGACTCAAGGAAACCCCAGATGCCTGGGTGGTAACACTCAAGACAGTCGTCATATTCTGA
- the rpsF gene encoding 30S ribosomal protein S6, translated as MRHYEIVFIVHPDQSEQVPAMIERYKGMVLAAEGKIHRLEDWGRRQLAYPIQKLHKAHYVLMNVECQSETLAEIEHAFKFNDAVLRHLTIKLDRAITEASPMMKDEKAKNLLDSQQPAAEAEAAA; from the coding sequence ATGCGTCATTACGAAATCGTGTTCATCGTCCATCCGGACCAGAGCGAACAGGTTCCGGCCATGATCGAGCGCTACAAGGGCATGGTTCTGGCCGCTGAAGGCAAGATCCACCGTCTGGAAGACTGGGGCCGTCGTCAACTGGCTTACCCGATCCAGAAGCTGCACAAAGCCCACTACGTTCTGATGAACGTTGAGTGCCAGTCCGAAACCCTGGCCGAGATCGAGCACGCCTTCAAGTTCAACGACGCTGTTCTGCGTCACCTGACCATCAAACTGGACCGCGCCATTACCGAAGCGTCCCCGATGATGAAGGACGAAAAGGCTAAGAATCTGCTGGATTCCCAGCAGCCGGCAGCCGAGGCCGAAGCTGCTGCCTGA
- the rplI gene encoding 50S ribosomal protein L9, with protein sequence MQIILLEKVANLGQLGDVVKVKNGYARNFLIPQGKAKRATEVNLKEFEARRAELEAKQAEILADAKVRAEKLVDAVITIAQKAGVDGRLFGSVTNVDVAEAVTAFGVEIKRFEVRLPNGPFKAIGEYDIEIALHHDVVSPIKVVVVAQA encoded by the coding sequence ATGCAAATCATTCTGCTCGAAAAAGTTGCCAACCTGGGTCAACTGGGTGACGTGGTAAAGGTTAAGAACGGCTACGCCCGTAACTTCCTGATCCCGCAAGGCAAAGCCAAGCGCGCTACCGAAGTCAACCTGAAAGAGTTCGAAGCACGTCGTGCCGAACTGGAAGCCAAGCAAGCTGAAATCCTGGCCGATGCCAAGGTTCGTGCTGAAAAGCTGGTTGACGCTGTTATCACCATCGCCCAAAAAGCCGGTGTTGATGGCCGTCTGTTCGGTTCCGTGACCAATGTGGACGTGGCTGAAGCCGTGACCGCATTCGGCGTGGAAATCAAGCGTTTCGAAGTTCGCCTGCCGAACGGCCCGTTCAAGGCCATCGGTGAGTACGACATCGAAATCGCTCTGCACCACGACGTAGTATCCCCGATCAAAGTGGTTGTGGTTGCTCAAGCCTGA
- the priB gene encoding primosomal replication protein N: MKDLQNRLVLTATVEREEDLRYTPAGIPVVQMWVRHQSRQTAGGFERDVACEIQAVLIGEDARKHAGKLAGNTVTLTGFLSQRSLKNPRLVLNIEYVEFVKG, encoded by the coding sequence GTGAAGGACTTGCAGAACCGTCTGGTATTGACCGCGACGGTCGAACGCGAAGAAGACCTGCGTTACACCCCTGCCGGTATTCCGGTAGTGCAAATGTGGGTCCGGCATCAGTCAAGACAGACTGCCGGCGGGTTCGAACGCGATGTGGCCTGTGAAATCCAGGCCGTGCTGATTGGAGAAGACGCCCGGAAACATGCCGGGAAACTGGCGGGAAACACGGTGACACTCACCGGCTTTCTGTCCCAGCGCAGTCTGAAGAATCCGCGGTTGGTACTCAATATCGAATATGTTGAATTTGTAAAAGGTTAG
- a CDS encoding aromatic amino acid transport family protein, which produces MHSSELAAEPSHADSGLLVQPIGRLETIGIIFGTNIGAGVLGMAFAARKTGYVPLLLCLAITCVLCTITMLYLTEVALRTRGNHQLSGLARRYLGGLGGWLLFLAVAANSFGALTAYMAGSGSILLDLLGGYGMSKELGSILFIVPSVAVLYLGLKVLGAGNKLISISMIVIILALILASIVSQDARLSNLWLSHWQYVVPVFNLAVFVFGAQFLVPELVRGNLTAPRKLPGLIMAGMALTFVFVALIPASVIALVGSDNLTQVATLSWGRALGQWAYYTANIFALLAMLTSYWGLGGCLFTNIFDHFRLGSETQKSKRLLVLVVVALPPFLLAYSGIASFVNALYFAGTFGGVLMGIIPVLLLNAARRRGDVGSEFVCGWYAHRSVQWLIMTTFFLSGVYAVVSLFGVLPESW; this is translated from the coding sequence ATGCATTCAAGTGAACTGGCGGCAGAGCCGTCCCATGCAGACTCTGGCCTTCTGGTTCAGCCCATCGGCAGGCTGGAAACGATAGGCATCATTTTCGGTACCAATATCGGGGCAGGGGTGCTGGGCATGGCCTTTGCCGCGCGCAAGACCGGTTATGTCCCGTTGTTGTTGTGTCTGGCGATTACCTGTGTACTGTGCACCATTACCATGCTCTACCTGACTGAAGTGGCGCTACGTACCCGTGGTAACCATCAGCTCAGCGGTCTGGCGCGCCGTTATCTGGGCGGGTTGGGGGGCTGGCTGTTGTTTCTGGCTGTGGCGGCCAACAGCTTCGGGGCGCTGACTGCCTATATGGCAGGCAGCGGCAGCATCTTGCTGGATTTGCTGGGTGGATATGGCATGAGCAAGGAGCTGGGCAGCATCCTGTTCATCGTGCCGTCGGTGGCCGTGCTGTATCTGGGCTTGAAGGTGCTGGGCGCGGGCAACAAGCTGATCAGCATCAGCATGATTGTCATCATCCTGGCGCTGATTCTGGCATCCATCGTCAGTCAGGATGCGCGGCTGAGCAATCTGTGGCTGAGTCACTGGCAGTACGTGGTGCCGGTGTTCAACCTGGCGGTATTTGTGTTCGGTGCCCAGTTTCTGGTGCCGGAACTGGTACGCGGCAATCTGACTGCGCCGCGCAAGCTGCCGGGTCTCATCATGGCCGGCATGGCCTTGACCTTTGTCTTTGTCGCGCTGATTCCGGCTTCGGTGATCGCCCTGGTGGGCAGCGACAACCTGACCCAGGTGGCCACGCTAAGCTGGGGCAGGGCGCTGGGGCAATGGGCCTATTACACCGCCAATATCTTCGCCTTACTGGCCATGCTGACTTCCTACTGGGGGCTGGGTGGCTGCCTGTTCACCAATATCTTCGACCACTTCCGCCTGGGTAGCGAAACCCAGAAGTCAAAACGGCTGCTGGTACTGGTGGTGGTGGCACTGCCGCCCTTCCTGCTGGCGTACTCGGGCATTGCCAGCTTCGTCAATGCGCTGTACTTTGCCGGCACATTTGGTGGTGTGCTGATGGGCATCATCCCGGTTCTGCTGCTGAATGCCGCACGGCGTCGGGGCGATGTTGGCAGCGAGTTCGTCTGTGGCTGGTATGCCCACCGCAGTGTGCAGTGGCTGATCATGACCACTTTTTTTCTCAGCGGGGTGTATGCGGTGGTATCGCTGTTTGGTGTGCTGCCGGAGAGCTGGTAA